Proteins from a genomic interval of Chanodichthys erythropterus isolate Z2021 chromosome 8, ASM2448905v1, whole genome shotgun sequence:
- the LOC137024962 gene encoding nuclear factor 7, brain-like: MYSKSVEELSCPVCCEIFKVPVILSCSHSICKECLQQFWKTKKSQECPVCRKRALRQKPLVNLVLKNLCDSLIKEGNEDICSLHSEKLKLFCLEDKQPVCLVCRDSEKHVNHTFRPISEVLSSYKEEFNTALTSLQTKLENGEQMKEEFDEIIEHIKSQAEQTERQIKEEFEKLHQFLRDEEEATITALREEEEQKKQMMKEKLEEMNRHISSLSHTIKDMEEMMKANDVSFLKNFTVTMERVQISQPDPEMSSGALIHVSHYLGNLSFRVWKKMMETVQHTPLTLDPNTAHPCLTLSTDLTSVSYSDEGKKFPDNPEMFDEYPCVLSSEGFNSGTHCWDVEVGDNTYWSLGITTASNQRKGDVFFDSNVWRLRHKDSEYSSESPEQPLTAFTEEKLQRVRVQLDYDGGTVSFSNPVTKNCLRTFRTSFTETVFPFLYNCCTTSPLRILPVKVFQKITVKYE; encoded by the exons ATGTATTCAAAATCTGTGGAAGAGCTTTCTTGTCCtgtttgctgtgaaatcttcaAGGTTCCTGTTATTCTGTCCTGTAGTCACAGTATTTGTAAAGAGTGTCTACAACAGTTCTGGAAAACTAAGAAATCTCAGGAGTGTCCGGTCTGCAGGAAAAGAGCTTTAAGACAAAAACCTCTAGTTAATCTAGTGTTAAAAAACTTGTGCGATTCATTGATAAAGGAGGGAAATGAGGACATCTGCAGCTTACACAGTGAGAAACTCAAACTCTTCTGTCTGGAGGATAAACAGCCTGTGTGTTTAGTGTGCAGAGACTCAGAGAAACACGTCAATCACACATTCAGACCCATCAGTGAAGTGCTTTCATCCTACAAG GAGGAATTTAATACAGCACTGACATCCTTACAAACCAAGCTCGAAAATGGagaacaaatgaaagaagagtTTGATGAAATAATTGAACACATCAAG TCTCAAGCTGAGCAAACAGAGCGTCAGATTAAAGAAGAGTTTGAGAAGCTTCATCAGTTTCTCAGAGATGAAGAAGAAGCTACAATCACTGCACTGAGGGAGGAAGAGGAGCAGAAGAAGCAGATGATGAAGGAGAAGCTGGAGGAGATGAACAGACACATCTCATCTCTTTCACACACTATCAAAGACATGGAGGAGATGATGAAAGCCAATGACGTCTCGTTTCTAAAG AACTTTACCGTCACAATGGAAAG AGTCCAGATCTCACAGCCGGATCCAGAGATGAGTTCTGGAGCTTTGATTCATGTGTCACATTACCTGGGTAACCTGTCGTTCAGAGTCTGGAAGAAGATGATGGAAACTGTCCAACACA CTCCGTTGACTCTAGatccaaacacagcacatcCATGTCTCACACTCTCTACTGATCTGACCAGTGTGTCATACAGTGATGAAGGTAAAAAGTTTCCTGATAATCCAGAGATGTTTGACGAGTATCCGTGTGTTCTGAGTTCTGAGGGCTTTAACTCAGGAACACACTGCTGGGATGTGGAGGTTGGTGACAATACATACTGGAGTCTTGGAATAACCACAGCATCAAACCAAAGGAAGGGAGACGTTTTCTTTGACTCTAATGTCTGGCGTTTGCGGCACAAGGACAGTGAATACAGCTCAGAATCCCCAGAGCAACCCTTGACTGCCTTTACTGAAGAGAAGCTTCAGCGTGTGAGAGTTCAACTGGATTATGATGGAGGAACAGTGTCATTCTCTAATCCTGTGACCAAAAACTGTCTGCGCACATTCAGGACATCCTTCACAGAGACTGTCTTTCCATTCTTATATAATTGCTGCACAACTTCCCCTCTGAGGATTTTACCAGTTAAAGTGTTTCAGAAAATCACAGTTAAATATGAGTGA